The Infirmifilum lucidum DNA segment CCACTCTCCTCTGCTGAGGTAAGCTAGCCTAGGTAAATTGAGCGTCACGACTCCAATGCTACCAGTCGCGTCTGGTAGGGCCCATATGCCGTAAGTCCTGGAGTTCTCTCTAGACTTCAGGAACCTCTCCAGAGCATCCTCCTGTGAGGCCCTGTCAAGCCGGAGCGTAAACACGCCGTTGCTCTTTGAAACAACATGGTTAACGTCTATAGTGAGCCTGCAACACATAGCGTAAAGTGCCTCAACGTTGCTCGAGTACCCGTTCAGTAGGTACGCCGAACCCTTCTTGGCAAGAGTCTCGAATATTAGGTCTGAGAGCTCACCCCATCTCCTGCCATTCCAGTCGAAGTTCTTCGTAAGCATCAGCGTTGGTATGGGGAATGTGAAAGGCTGGCCTACGGCATCTCCTTCAGAGTAGAGCTGGAAGAGAGCCCTGCCGACAATAATTGCCTCCTCTACGTAGTCCCCGAGTTTACCTACACGCTTGCCGCCTACTAGTGCCTCCCCCTCAAGCATGTCTTTGCTCGTGTCGAACACCAGAGTTATGTTCGTGAAGGGGCTCTGGTACCCCGCTCTAGCCGGGTAGTTAAGCTCGAAGAGCATGCCCTGCAGGGTCTGCTTCACCCTAGTGAAGTCCAGTTTATCATGCTCCACAAAGGGCGCAACGTACAGGTCAAACGCGCTTACTGCCTGAGCGCCTGTCCACTCCTGCGCTCCCATAAAGAAGAAGTTTACAAGGTGTGCTACTGCTGTGTCAAAGTGCCTAGCTGGGGCAGATATGATGGTTGGCGTTTTAAGCCCAAGCTGGAGGATCCTTTTGAAACTCCACCCGGCACAGTAAGGTATCCAAAGGCTATCAGGGAGCTTGTGTATATGTATATCGCCCCTGAAGTGCTGTTCAACTGCAGTAGGCGGGAGGTAGCTCTTTAGCACCTGAGGGGTCTCAACGAGTTTCTCAAAAATATAGTTTCTAAAATTACTGTAGCTCACGTTGTGGTTAGCGTTCTCGTGTTTCTCCCAGTCGAGATCTGCGAGATACTTTCTCTCAAGTGCTTTTATCTCGTTTTCTTGTTTTGCTGACAGAGGGGTAGCCATAGATAGTCTACCTGAGGAGAGCATCGAAGAAGCTTATAATCGGAATTGCGAGCACTGTGAAAGTGATCTTTTTTGTTTATTTTCTATTTACATCTTTTGTAATATTAATTACACCAAATAATGCACTTGTCATTGGTTAAATTGCTATGTGTAATTC contains these protein-coding regions:
- a CDS encoding anaerobic ribonucleoside triphosphate reductase: MATPLSAKQENEIKALERKYLADLDWEKHENANHNVSYSNFRNYIFEKLVETPQVLKSYLPPTAVEQHFRGDIHIHKLPDSLWIPYCAGWSFKRILQLGLKTPTIISAPARHFDTAVAHLVNFFFMGAQEWTGAQAVSAFDLYVAPFVEHDKLDFTRVKQTLQGMLFELNYPARAGYQSPFTNITLVFDTSKDMLEGEALVGGKRVGKLGDYVEEAIIVGRALFQLYSEGDAVGQPFTFPIPTLMLTKNFDWNGRRWGELSDLIFETLAKKGSAYLLNGYSSNVEALYAMCCRLTIDVNHVVSKSNGVFTLRLDRASQEDALERFLKSRENSRTYGIWALPDATGSIGVVTLNLPRLAYLSRGEWGSFEELLTSLLESTRKVLLAWRERYKETLGAGLMPLTKTYLGHFNHHFNTIGVIGLPEAAANFMRNPKLWFEGSRREMADAISIEKRMVSLIRRYAEEFEERDGYLYNVEEVPGESTGYKLAKLDMEMFREDYRRGELLIPSDGQSPFYSNSVVPYYADVPIYQRAVWEGEVQQEFTGGVMMHLFLHEQPDPKALKNLIYRIVTNTKVVYFSITPTITVCKKCGRSVTGYLDACPHCGSSNLEHWSRIVGYYRPVSNWNPGKKAEFKLRVTY